The following coding sequences are from one Xiphophorus couchianus chromosome 22, X_couchianus-1.0, whole genome shotgun sequence window:
- the opn3 gene encoding opsin-3, with translation MNPANETERSADRYLFAAGTYKLLAVAIGTIGVFGFCNNVAVILLYCRFKRLRTPTNLLLVNISLSDFLVSVIGINFTFASCVKGRWIWSQATCVWDGFSNSLFGIVSIMTLAALAYERYIRVVHAQVVDFPWAWRVIAHIWLYSLAWTGAPLLGWNRYTLEIHQLGCSLDWASKDPNDASFILFFLFACFFVPVGIMVYCYGNILYTVRMLRSLQDLQTVQIIKILRYEKKVAAMFLLMISCFLVCWTPYAVVSMMEAFGRKAMVSPTVAIIPSFFAKSSTAYNPLIYVFMSRKFRRYFLQLLCSRLFHKISWLQQNLKERPLTPAERPVRPIVVSSACDSRDRPKKRVTFNSSSIVFIITSDNFQQFDVTSKAGDSSQVNVVQVRPL, from the exons ATGAATCCGGCCAACGAGACCGAGAGAAGCGCGGACAGATACCTGTTCGCGGCTGGAACCTACAAACTTCTGGCGGTCGCCATCGGAACCATCGGAGTGTTCGGGTTCTGCAACAACGTGGCGGTGATTTTGCTCTACTGCAGGTTCAAGAGGCTCCGCACGCCCACCAATCTGCTGCTGGTCAACATAAGTTTGAGTGATTTTCTGGTGTCGGTCATCGGGATAAACTTCACGTTTGCGTCGTGCGTCAAAGGCAGGTGGATCTGGAGCCAGGCGACATGCGTCTGGGACGGATTCAGCAACAGCCTGTTCG GCATCGTCTCCATCATGACTCTGGCGGCTCTGGCTTATGAGCGCTACATCCGGGTGGTGCACGCCCAGGTGGTGGACTTTCCCTGGGCATGGCGGGTCATCGCCCACATCTGGCTGTACTCGCTGGCCTGGACGGGGGCGCCTCTGCTGGGCTGGAACCGCTACACGTTAGAGATCCACCAGCTGGGCTGCTCCCTGGACTGGGCGTCCAAAGACCCGAACGACGCCTCCTtcatcctcttcttcctctttgcgTGTTTCTTCGTGCCCGTTGGCATCATGGTCTACTGCTATGGCAACATCCTTTATACAGTGAGAATG CTGCGTTCCCTCCAAGACCTGCAGACGGTCCAGATCATAAAGATCCTGCGCTATGAGAAGAAGGTGGCGGCCATGTTCCTACTGATGATTTCCTGTTTCCTGGTGTGCTGGACGCCGTACGCCGTGGTTTCCATGATGGAGGCGTTCGGCAGGAAGGCCATGGTCTCTCCCACCGTGGCCATCATCCCGTCTTTCTTCGCCAAGTCCAGCACGGCGTACAACCCCCTCATCTACGTGTTCATGAGTAGAAAG tTCCGGCGTTActtcctgcagctgctctgcTCCCGGCTCTTCCATAAGATCTCctggctgcagcagaacctcaAAGAGCGGCCGCTGACTCCCGCCGAACGCCCCGTCCGCCCCATCGTCGTCTCCAGCGCCTGCGACTCCAGGGACCGGCCCAAGAAGAGGGTCACCTTCAACTCCTCCTCCATCGTCTTCATCATCACCAGCGACAACTTCCAGCAGTTCGATGTCACCTCCAAGGCCGGAGATTCCTCGCAGGTGAACGTCGTCCAAGTGAGGCCGCTGTGA
- the kmo gene encoding kynurenine 3-monooxygenase isoform X2 → MEESAHRRGDKKVVAVVGGGLVGALNACFFAKRGFEVEVFETREDIRKAKVVKGRSINLALSHRGRQALKHVGMEDKIVSKGIPMNARMIHSLSGKQSPIPYGKKGQYILSVDRANLNKELLTEAETYPNTTLNFDHKLQDWRAETGLMTFARPDGSKTQTQADLIVGCDGAFSAVRKQFLRRSRFNYSQTYIPHGYMELTMPPRNGEFAMKPNYLHIWPRNTFMMIALPNLDKTFTCTLFMPFEEFEKITTGDEVIEFFQKYFPDAIPLIGAAALRRDYFRLPAQAMVSVKCSPYHIGDKCVLMGDAAHAVVPFYGQGMNAGFEDCIVFDEIMNQFNEDFSVVLPEYSRVRVPDDHAIADLAMYNYVEMRAHVNSKWFIFRKHVDNLLHLLMPKTIIPLYTMVTFTRTRYHVAVERWHWQDKVINRGLLLGAVGAAVGGSYLLIKNPPEINKLVITAEKIWNKMAALKTLPRVGAASQI, encoded by the exons ATGGAGGAATCAGCGCACAGACGAGGAGACAAGAAAGTGGTGGCAGTGGTGGGCGGTGGGTTG GTGGGGGCACTCAACGCCTGCTTCTTCGCCAAAAGAGGCTTTGAGGTGGAAGTCTTTGAAACAAGAGAAG ATATTCGGAAAGCCAAAGTAGTGAAAGGCAGAAGCATCAACCTGGCTTTGTCCCACAGAGGCCGGCAAGCCCTGAAACATGTTGGAATGGAGGATAAG ATTGTTTCTAAGGGAATCCCGATGAATGCCAGGATGATTCATTCGCTAAGTGGGAAACAATCTCCGATCCCGTATGGGAAGAAAGGACAG TACATCCTGTCCGTTGACAGAGCCAATCTGAACAAAGAGCTGCTAACAG AGGCAGAGACGTATCCAAACACAACGCTGAACTTCGACCACAAACTGCAGGACTGGCGTGCTGAAACCGGACTAATGACCTTCGCCAG GCCGGACGGATCCAAGACGCAGACTCAAGCGGACTTGATCGTCGGTTGCGACGGAGCGTTCTCCGCCGTCCGGAAGCAGTTCCTGCGCCGCAGCCGCTTCAACTACAGCCAGACGTACATCCCGCACGGATACATGGAGCTCACCATGCCGCCGAGAAACGGGGAG TTTGCTATGAAGCCAAACTACCTGCACATCTGGCCCAGAAACACCTTCATGATGATCGCTCTCCCCAACCTG gACAAGACGTTTACCTGCACCCTCTTCATGCCCTTTGAGGAGTTTGAGAAAATCACCACAGGAGACGAAGTCATTGAGTTTTTCCAAAAATACTTCCCTGATGCCATCCCGCTAATTGGAGC TGCTGCCCTCAGGAGGGATTATTTCCGCCTGCCTGCTCAGGCCATGGTCTCCGTGAAGTGTTCCCCGTATCACATCGGGGACAAATGCGTCCTCATGGGGGACGCGGCCCACgctgtggtgcctttctatggCCAGGGGATGAACGCC GGTTTTGAAGACTGCATTGTCTTTGATGAAATAATGAATCAGTTCAATGAGGATTTTA GTGTCGTGCTGCCAGAGTACTCCAGGGTCCGGGTTCCTGACGACCACGCCATCGCAGATCTGGCCATGTACAACTATGTCGAA ATGCGGGCGCACGTCAACTCCAAAtggtttattttcagaaaacatgtgGACAATCTACTTCACCTCCTCATGCCGAAGACGATTATTCCTCTTTACACAATG GTTACTTTCACCAGGACCAGATACCATGTCGCTGTGGAGCGCTGGCATTGGCAGGACAAA GTGATAAACCGTGGCCTGCTGCTAGGAGCTGTGGGAGCTGCTGTTGGCGGCTCCTATCTGCTCATTAAAAATCCTCCAGAGATCAACAAGCTCGTTATCACAGCTGAGAAGATCTggaacaagatggccgccctgaaGACGCTGCCTCGTGTCGGCGCCGCCTCTCAGATCTGA
- the kmo gene encoding kynurenine 3-monooxygenase isoform X1, which produces MNRKYRKGILNCADIIIKALLFVFEVGALNACFFAKRGFEVEVFETREDIRKAKVVKGRSINLALSHRGRQALKHVGMEDKIVSKGIPMNARMIHSLSGKQSPIPYGKKGQYILSVDRANLNKELLTEAETYPNTTLNFDHKLQDWRAETGLMTFARPDGSKTQTQADLIVGCDGAFSAVRKQFLRRSRFNYSQTYIPHGYMELTMPPRNGEFAMKPNYLHIWPRNTFMMIALPNLDKTFTCTLFMPFEEFEKITTGDEVIEFFQKYFPDAIPLIGAAALRRDYFRLPAQAMVSVKCSPYHIGDKCVLMGDAAHAVVPFYGQGMNAGFEDCIVFDEIMNQFNEDFSVVLPEYSRVRVPDDHAIADLAMYNYVEMRAHVNSKWFIFRKHVDNLLHLLMPKTIIPLYTMVTFTRTRYHVAVERWHWQDKVINRGLLLGAVGAAVGGSYLLIKNPPEINKLVITAEKIWNKMAALKTLPRVGAASQI; this is translated from the exons ATGAACAGAAAGTACAGAAAAGGCATTTTGAACTGTGCTGACATTATTATCAAAGCACTTCTTTTCGTCTTTGAGGTGGGGGCACTCAACGCCTGCTTCTTCGCCAAAAGAGGCTTTGAGGTGGAAGTCTTTGAAACAAGAGAAG ATATTCGGAAAGCCAAAGTAGTGAAAGGCAGAAGCATCAACCTGGCTTTGTCCCACAGAGGCCGGCAAGCCCTGAAACATGTTGGAATGGAGGATAAG ATTGTTTCTAAGGGAATCCCGATGAATGCCAGGATGATTCATTCGCTAAGTGGGAAACAATCTCCGATCCCGTATGGGAAGAAAGGACAG TACATCCTGTCCGTTGACAGAGCCAATCTGAACAAAGAGCTGCTAACAG AGGCAGAGACGTATCCAAACACAACGCTGAACTTCGACCACAAACTGCAGGACTGGCGTGCTGAAACCGGACTAATGACCTTCGCCAG GCCGGACGGATCCAAGACGCAGACTCAAGCGGACTTGATCGTCGGTTGCGACGGAGCGTTCTCCGCCGTCCGGAAGCAGTTCCTGCGCCGCAGCCGCTTCAACTACAGCCAGACGTACATCCCGCACGGATACATGGAGCTCACCATGCCGCCGAGAAACGGGGAG TTTGCTATGAAGCCAAACTACCTGCACATCTGGCCCAGAAACACCTTCATGATGATCGCTCTCCCCAACCTG gACAAGACGTTTACCTGCACCCTCTTCATGCCCTTTGAGGAGTTTGAGAAAATCACCACAGGAGACGAAGTCATTGAGTTTTTCCAAAAATACTTCCCTGATGCCATCCCGCTAATTGGAGC TGCTGCCCTCAGGAGGGATTATTTCCGCCTGCCTGCTCAGGCCATGGTCTCCGTGAAGTGTTCCCCGTATCACATCGGGGACAAATGCGTCCTCATGGGGGACGCGGCCCACgctgtggtgcctttctatggCCAGGGGATGAACGCC GGTTTTGAAGACTGCATTGTCTTTGATGAAATAATGAATCAGTTCAATGAGGATTTTA GTGTCGTGCTGCCAGAGTACTCCAGGGTCCGGGTTCCTGACGACCACGCCATCGCAGATCTGGCCATGTACAACTATGTCGAA ATGCGGGCGCACGTCAACTCCAAAtggtttattttcagaaaacatgtgGACAATCTACTTCACCTCCTCATGCCGAAGACGATTATTCCTCTTTACACAATG GTTACTTTCACCAGGACCAGATACCATGTCGCTGTGGAGCGCTGGCATTGGCAGGACAAA GTGATAAACCGTGGCCTGCTGCTAGGAGCTGTGGGAGCTGCTGTTGGCGGCTCCTATCTGCTCATTAAAAATCCTCCAGAGATCAACAAGCTCGTTATCACAGCTGAGAAGATCTggaacaagatggccgccctgaaGACGCTGCCTCGTGTCGGCGCCGCCTCTCAGATCTGA
- the kmo gene encoding kynurenine 3-monooxygenase isoform X3 — translation MNARMIHSLSGKQSPIPYGKKGQYILSVDRANLNKELLTEAETYPNTTLNFDHKLQDWRAETGLMTFARPDGSKTQTQADLIVGCDGAFSAVRKQFLRRSRFNYSQTYIPHGYMELTMPPRNGEFAMKPNYLHIWPRNTFMMIALPNLDKTFTCTLFMPFEEFEKITTGDEVIEFFQKYFPDAIPLIGAAALRRDYFRLPAQAMVSVKCSPYHIGDKCVLMGDAAHAVVPFYGQGMNAGFEDCIVFDEIMNQFNEDFSVVLPEYSRVRVPDDHAIADLAMYNYVEMRAHVNSKWFIFRKHVDNLLHLLMPKTIIPLYTMVTFTRTRYHVAVERWHWQDKVINRGLLLGAVGAAVGGSYLLIKNPPEINKLVITAEKIWNKMAALKTLPRVGAASQI, via the exons ATGAATGCCAGGATGATTCATTCGCTAAGTGGGAAACAATCTCCGATCCCGTATGGGAAGAAAGGACAG TACATCCTGTCCGTTGACAGAGCCAATCTGAACAAAGAGCTGCTAACAG AGGCAGAGACGTATCCAAACACAACGCTGAACTTCGACCACAAACTGCAGGACTGGCGTGCTGAAACCGGACTAATGACCTTCGCCAG GCCGGACGGATCCAAGACGCAGACTCAAGCGGACTTGATCGTCGGTTGCGACGGAGCGTTCTCCGCCGTCCGGAAGCAGTTCCTGCGCCGCAGCCGCTTCAACTACAGCCAGACGTACATCCCGCACGGATACATGGAGCTCACCATGCCGCCGAGAAACGGGGAG TTTGCTATGAAGCCAAACTACCTGCACATCTGGCCCAGAAACACCTTCATGATGATCGCTCTCCCCAACCTG gACAAGACGTTTACCTGCACCCTCTTCATGCCCTTTGAGGAGTTTGAGAAAATCACCACAGGAGACGAAGTCATTGAGTTTTTCCAAAAATACTTCCCTGATGCCATCCCGCTAATTGGAGC TGCTGCCCTCAGGAGGGATTATTTCCGCCTGCCTGCTCAGGCCATGGTCTCCGTGAAGTGTTCCCCGTATCACATCGGGGACAAATGCGTCCTCATGGGGGACGCGGCCCACgctgtggtgcctttctatggCCAGGGGATGAACGCC GGTTTTGAAGACTGCATTGTCTTTGATGAAATAATGAATCAGTTCAATGAGGATTTTA GTGTCGTGCTGCCAGAGTACTCCAGGGTCCGGGTTCCTGACGACCACGCCATCGCAGATCTGGCCATGTACAACTATGTCGAA ATGCGGGCGCACGTCAACTCCAAAtggtttattttcagaaaacatgtgGACAATCTACTTCACCTCCTCATGCCGAAGACGATTATTCCTCTTTACACAATG GTTACTTTCACCAGGACCAGATACCATGTCGCTGTGGAGCGCTGGCATTGGCAGGACAAA GTGATAAACCGTGGCCTGCTGCTAGGAGCTGTGGGAGCTGCTGTTGGCGGCTCCTATCTGCTCATTAAAAATCCTCCAGAGATCAACAAGCTCGTTATCACAGCTGAGAAGATCTggaacaagatggccgccctgaaGACGCTGCCTCGTGTCGGCGCCGCCTCTCAGATCTGA